GGTTGCCGGCGCGGTTGAGCGTACTGGCGGTGGCGGTGGGCGCGGTGCTGGGGAGTATGATCGGGATTAGCGGCGGCAGCATCGCCATCACCGCCACCAGTCTGGTGCCGGAGATGAAGAGGCGGGGCTACCGTCCGGAGATGACCATCGGACCCATCGTCTCCACCGGCACCCTGGGCACCATGATTCCTCCCAGTGCCTTGGGAGTTTTCCTGGCGGCCATGGGCGGAATTTCCGCCGCGAAGGTCCTCGTAGGCATAATCGTACCCGGGCTGCTCCTCGCCGTGGCCTTCGCGGTCTATATCCTGGTGCGCGTGGCCCTAAAGCCGGACCTGGCCCCTGCCTACGAGGTGGAAAGGGTGCCCCTGCAGGAGAAACTGCGGGTGCTGGTCCGCGAGCTGCTGCCGTTCCTGCTCATCATTTTCTCGGTACTGGGCGTCATCTTCCTGGGCATCTGTACTCCCTCCGAGGCCGCTGCCTTCGGTGCCATAGCCTGCTATGTGCTGGCCGCCGCCTACCGGAGACTGACCTGGCAGGCGGTCAAAGAATCCGCGGTGGCCACCATCGAGATCACGGCCATGATCCTGGTGATCACCATGGGGGCCATGAGCTTCAGCCGCATCCTGGCCAGCAGCGGGGCGGTCAACGGCTTCATACACTGGATCACCGACGCCCAACTGTCACCTTGGCTGGTCCTCATCGGCACCCAGGCGATAATCATGGTCCTGGGGTGCTTTATGGAGCCGGCGAGTATCGTGATGCTCACCGTGCCGGTGTTCATCCCGCTAATGTCCGCGTTAGGCTTTGACCCGATTTGGTACGCGGTAATAATGCTTCTCAACATCCAGCTCGGCCTGATTACCCCGCCGCTCGGCCTAGACGTGTACAACGCCAAGAGCGTGGTCTCCCGGCTGGACCCGGACATCACCGTCGAGGATGTCTTCCGCTCTTCGATGCCTTTCTTCTTCATCGGCGTCCTGGTGATGGTCCTGCTGATGATCTTTCCGCAGCTGGTGCTCTGGCTCCCCAGCGCGGCTAAGTAGTTAGGGCGGGGCCGGGTGCCAACCACGAAAAGACCCTTCCAGGGTAGGGGCGACGACGGCACCGCAGACCCCGGAACCGATTAGATTATCCGTAGGAGGGTGACACTGGTGAATGGGAGCGCACAGGAGCTTTACGCGGAGAGGTTGAAGCGGCTCGAAGATGCCATCGCCCTGCGGGTGCCGGACCGGGTTCCGGTGGCCGTTAACTGGGGCTTCTTCCCGGCCCGGCACACCGGGATAACCTACCGGGACTTCATGTATGACCCGGATAAGGTCCTTGCCGCCGCGATCCGGATCCACGAGGACTTCGCGCCCGACCTGGCCCAGAATCCCTTCGGCCTGTACTATACCGGCCCCATAATGGAAGCCCTGGACTTCCGCCAGATGCGCTGGCCGGGGGGAGGCCTGGACGACAACACCGCCTACCAGTTCGTCGAAGCCGAATACCTGCCGCCGGAGGAGTACGACCACTTCCTCTCTGACCCCAGCGACTGGGTCATGCGGAAGTACCTGCCGCGCATCTGCGGGGCCCTGAAGGTCTTCGGGGAGCTTCCTCCCTGGCGCGATGTGCACGGCCCGGCCAGCTTTCTCGGTCTGGTCCCTCTGGCCACGGAAGAAGGGGCGCGGGCCCTGGAGGCCCTCCGCCGGGTGGCGGAGGCAGGGAGGAGGCTTCAGGAGTACTCGCAGCGCTTTGAGGAGGAAATAACCAAGAGGGGCTTCCCGCTCTTACTCGGCGCCACCACCCTGGCTCCGTTCGACTTCCTGGGCGACTTTTTCCGGGGCACTCGGGGTATTCTGCTCGATATGCGCCGCCGACCGGAGAAGTTGCTTCAGGCCCTGGAGAAAGTGACCCCGTGGCAAATAGAGCGGGCCGCAGCCCAGGCCAAGGCGAGCGGCAGGAAAGGGGTATTTATCCCGCTCCATAAGGGCGCCAAC
This DNA window, taken from Clostridia bacterium, encodes the following:
- a CDS encoding TRAP transporter large permease subunit, coding for MEWPVVFALMLACLVVLMLTGMPIAFAFLLTCILGSVLFWGGLSGLGQLAMSVGNSVVMFSLLPVPLFLLMGNIIYCTGLGTMIVGALDKLLGRLPARLSVLAVAVGAVLGSMIGISGGSIAITATSLVPEMKRRGYRPEMTIGPIVSTGTLGTMIPPSALGVFLAAMGGISAAKVLVGIIVPGLLLAVAFAVYILVRVALKPDLAPAYEVERVPLQEKLRVLVRELLPFLLIIFSVLGVIFLGICTPSEAAAFGAIACYVLAAAYRRLTWQAVKESAVATIEITAMILVITMGAMSFSRILASSGAVNGFIHWITDAQLSPWLVLIGTQAIIMVLGCFMEPASIVMLTVPVFIPLMSALGFDPIWYAVIMLLNIQLGLITPPLGLDVYNAKSVVSRLDPDITVEDVFRSSMPFFFIGVLVMVLLMIFPQLVLWLPSAAK